From the Pseudorca crassidens isolate mPseCra1 chromosome 18, mPseCra1.hap1, whole genome shotgun sequence genome, one window contains:
- the BORA gene encoding protein aurora borealis isoform X2: MSGSCQGVGAEEGSPRKSDRFSLCAMGDVRESKMQITPETPGRIPVLNPFESPGDYTNLHEQTVSSPSVFKSTKLLTPGEFRWSIDQLAVINPVEIDPEDIHRQALYLSRSRIDKDVEDKRQKAIEEFFTKDVIVPSPWTDHEGKQLSEYDSSKCINVNNESPIGRKLTVHSETSNAACQTLLSLPVDFNLEKVLGDYFRADEFADQSPGNLSSSSLRRKLFLDGNGSISDSLPPASPRSPRSGVQASLEVFYSIDLSPVQCRSPVQTPSSGQFSSSPIQGSAKKYSLGSVTSPSPISSPTFSPIAFQIGKTPLSEQRKLTLHSPDASSGTNANGITNPCIRSPYIDGCSPIKNWSPMRLEMCTGGAKYRPSLIRVPFTLEAHSEDEGDKADVPSTDASSLAMGTAGVHLPQLDGDTCPHGAHLVVTAMSITQNQSGASEKELALLQDVESEKENNTVDMVDPIEIADETTWIKEPVDNRSLPMTDFVSGIAFSIENSHMCMSPLAESSVIPCESSNIQMDSGYNTQNCGSNIMDTVGAESYCKEGDAQTLEVENKSQVFNIKQDHSMQRCWMKIANRPQCSSP, translated from the exons ATGAGTGGAAGCTGCCAGGGAGTAGGTGCGGAAGAGGGGTCGCCAAGAAAGAGTGATCGA ttttctctctGTGCTATGGGAGATGTCAGAGAATCAAAAATGCAAATAACACCTGAAACTCCAGGAAGAATTCCTGTTTTAAATCCTTTTGAAAGTCCTGGTGATTACACTAATCTCCACGAACAAACTGTCTCCAGTCCTTCTGTTTTTAAATCGACAAAATTACTA ACTCCAGGGGAATTTAGATGGTCTATTGATCAACTAGCCGTAATAAATCCTGTAGAAATAGACCCAGAAGACATTCATCGTCAAGCTTTGTACTTAAGTCGTTCTCG aatagataaagatgtggaagACAAAAGACAAAAAGCCATTGAAGAG TTTTTCACTAAGGATGTCATCGTACCCTCTCCTTGGACTGATCATGAAGGGAAGCAGCTTTCAGAATATGATTCCAGTAAAT GTATTAACGTCAATAATGAATCTCCAATTGGAAGAAAGCTGACCGTACATTCTGAGACAAGCAATG CTGCTTGCCAGACATTGCTGTCTCTTCCTGtggattttaatttagaaaaggtATTAG GTGACTATTTTAGAGCTGATGAATTTGCAGATCAATCTCCCGGAAACCTCAGTTCTTCATCCCTCAGAAGAAAGCTATTTTTAGATGGCAACGGAAGTATCTCTGACTCCTTACCTCCAGCTTCTCCCAGAAGTCCTCGTAGTGGTGTTCAAGCATCACTTGAGGTTTTTTATTCAATAGATCTATCTCCTGTGCAGTGTAGGAGCCCTGTGCAGACCCCGAGTTCG gGGCAGTTTTCTTCTAGCCCTATTCAGGGTAGTGCAAAAAAATACAGTTTGGGAAGTGTAACCAGTCCTTCACCTATTTCTTCACCCACTTTCTCACCAATTGCATTTCAAATAGGAAAGACACCACTCTCAG AGCAAAGGAAGTTAACTCTCCATTCTCCTGATGCTTCGTCTGGAACAAATGCTAATGGAATTACCAATCCGTGTATCAGAAGTCCTTATATAGATGGCTGCTCACCAATTAAAAATTGGTCTCCTATGAGACTTGAGATGTGTACAGGGGGTGCTAAGTATCGGCCCTCACTGATTCGGGTACCTTTTACTCTCGAGGCTCACAGCGAAGATGAAGGAGACAAGGCAGATGTTCCTTCCACAGACGCCTCCTCCCTAGCCATGGGCACGGCTGGAGTCCACCTGCCGCAGTTGGATGGTGACACTTGTCCACATGGCGCGCACTTGGTAGTGACCGCCATGTCTATTACCCAGAACCAGTCCGGTGCTTCTGAGAAAGAATTGGCACTGCTTCAGGATGTGGAAAGTGAGAAGGAGAATAACACTGTGGATATGGTTGATCCCATAGAGATAGCAGATGAGACCACTTGGATTAAGGAGCCCGTTGATAATAGGAGTTTACCCATGACTGACTTTGTGAGTGGGATCGCCTTCAGTATTGAAAACTCTCACATGTGCATGTCACCTCTCGCAGAAAGCAGTGTCATTCCTTGTGAAAGCAGTAACATTCAG ATGGATAGTGGCTATAATACACAGAATTGTGGAAGCAATATTATGGATACGGTTGGAGCAGAAAGTTACTGCAAAGAAGGTGATGCACAAACCTTGGAAGTCGAGAATAAATCTCAAGTTTTTAATATAAAG caAGACCACTCAATGCAAAGGTGTTGGATGAAAATTGCAAATCGGCCTCAATGCAGCAGCCCGTAG
- the MZT1 gene encoding mitotic-spindle organizing protein 1: MASSSGAGAAAANLNAVRETMDVLLEISRILNTGLDMETLSICVRLCEQGINPEALSSVIKELRKAAEALKAAENMTS; this comes from the exons ATGGCGAGTAGCAGCGGCgccggggcggcggcggcgaaTCTGAATGCGGTGAGGGAAACCATGGACG TTCTGCTTGAGATTTCAAGAATTTTGAATACTGGATTAGATATGGAAACTCTGTCTATATGTGTACGACTCTGTGAGCAAGGAATTAACCCAGAAGCTTTATCATCAGTTATTAAGGAACTTCGCAAGGCCGCTGAAGCATTAAAG GCTGCTGAAAATATGACAAGCTGA
- the BORA gene encoding protein aurora borealis isoform X1: MGPSALQPWRVPWEDLQRCRSRQEVDQKSLWAHPRPRAWALGNRGKFSLCAMGDVRESKMQITPETPGRIPVLNPFESPGDYTNLHEQTVSSPSVFKSTKLLTPGEFRWSIDQLAVINPVEIDPEDIHRQALYLSRSRIDKDVEDKRQKAIEEFFTKDVIVPSPWTDHEGKQLSEYDSSKCINVNNESPIGRKLTVHSETSNAACQTLLSLPVDFNLEKVLGDYFRADEFADQSPGNLSSSSLRRKLFLDGNGSISDSLPPASPRSPRSGVQASLEVFYSIDLSPVQCRSPVQTPSSGQFSSSPIQGSAKKYSLGSVTSPSPISSPTFSPIAFQIGKTPLSEQRKLTLHSPDASSGTNANGITNPCIRSPYIDGCSPIKNWSPMRLEMCTGGAKYRPSLIRVPFTLEAHSEDEGDKADVPSTDASSLAMGTAGVHLPQLDGDTCPHGAHLVVTAMSITQNQSGASEKELALLQDVESEKENNTVDMVDPIEIADETTWIKEPVDNRSLPMTDFVSGIAFSIENSHMCMSPLAESSVIPCESSNIQMDSGYNTQNCGSNIMDTVGAESYCKEGDAQTLEVENKSQVFNIKQDHSMQRCWMKIANRPQCSSP, translated from the exons ATGGGGCCATCAGCCCTGCAGCCCTGGCGGGTCCCTTGGGAGGATCTCCAAAGATGCCGATCTAGGCAAGAGGTGGATCAGAAGTCCTTGTGGGCCCACCCCCGCCCGagggcctgggctctggggaACCGAGGCAAG ttttctctctGTGCTATGGGAGATGTCAGAGAATCAAAAATGCAAATAACACCTGAAACTCCAGGAAGAATTCCTGTTTTAAATCCTTTTGAAAGTCCTGGTGATTACACTAATCTCCACGAACAAACTGTCTCCAGTCCTTCTGTTTTTAAATCGACAAAATTACTA ACTCCAGGGGAATTTAGATGGTCTATTGATCAACTAGCCGTAATAAATCCTGTAGAAATAGACCCAGAAGACATTCATCGTCAAGCTTTGTACTTAAGTCGTTCTCG aatagataaagatgtggaagACAAAAGACAAAAAGCCATTGAAGAG TTTTTCACTAAGGATGTCATCGTACCCTCTCCTTGGACTGATCATGAAGGGAAGCAGCTTTCAGAATATGATTCCAGTAAAT GTATTAACGTCAATAATGAATCTCCAATTGGAAGAAAGCTGACCGTACATTCTGAGACAAGCAATG CTGCTTGCCAGACATTGCTGTCTCTTCCTGtggattttaatttagaaaaggtATTAG GTGACTATTTTAGAGCTGATGAATTTGCAGATCAATCTCCCGGAAACCTCAGTTCTTCATCCCTCAGAAGAAAGCTATTTTTAGATGGCAACGGAAGTATCTCTGACTCCTTACCTCCAGCTTCTCCCAGAAGTCCTCGTAGTGGTGTTCAAGCATCACTTGAGGTTTTTTATTCAATAGATCTATCTCCTGTGCAGTGTAGGAGCCCTGTGCAGACCCCGAGTTCG gGGCAGTTTTCTTCTAGCCCTATTCAGGGTAGTGCAAAAAAATACAGTTTGGGAAGTGTAACCAGTCCTTCACCTATTTCTTCACCCACTTTCTCACCAATTGCATTTCAAATAGGAAAGACACCACTCTCAG AGCAAAGGAAGTTAACTCTCCATTCTCCTGATGCTTCGTCTGGAACAAATGCTAATGGAATTACCAATCCGTGTATCAGAAGTCCTTATATAGATGGCTGCTCACCAATTAAAAATTGGTCTCCTATGAGACTTGAGATGTGTACAGGGGGTGCTAAGTATCGGCCCTCACTGATTCGGGTACCTTTTACTCTCGAGGCTCACAGCGAAGATGAAGGAGACAAGGCAGATGTTCCTTCCACAGACGCCTCCTCCCTAGCCATGGGCACGGCTGGAGTCCACCTGCCGCAGTTGGATGGTGACACTTGTCCACATGGCGCGCACTTGGTAGTGACCGCCATGTCTATTACCCAGAACCAGTCCGGTGCTTCTGAGAAAGAATTGGCACTGCTTCAGGATGTGGAAAGTGAGAAGGAGAATAACACTGTGGATATGGTTGATCCCATAGAGATAGCAGATGAGACCACTTGGATTAAGGAGCCCGTTGATAATAGGAGTTTACCCATGACTGACTTTGTGAGTGGGATCGCCTTCAGTATTGAAAACTCTCACATGTGCATGTCACCTCTCGCAGAAAGCAGTGTCATTCCTTGTGAAAGCAGTAACATTCAG ATGGATAGTGGCTATAATACACAGAATTGTGGAAGCAATATTATGGATACGGTTGGAGCAGAAAGTTACTGCAAAGAAGGTGATGCACAAACCTTGGAAGTCGAGAATAAATCTCAAGTTTTTAATATAAAG caAGACCACTCAATGCAAAGGTGTTGGATGAAAATTGCAAATCGGCCTCAATGCAGCAGCCCGTAG
- the BORA gene encoding protein aurora borealis isoform X3 translates to MGDVRESKMQITPETPGRIPVLNPFESPGDYTNLHEQTVSSPSVFKSTKLLTPGEFRWSIDQLAVINPVEIDPEDIHRQALYLSRSRIDKDVEDKRQKAIEEFFTKDVIVPSPWTDHEGKQLSEYDSSKCINVNNESPIGRKLTVHSETSNAACQTLLSLPVDFNLEKVLGDYFRADEFADQSPGNLSSSSLRRKLFLDGNGSISDSLPPASPRSPRSGVQASLEVFYSIDLSPVQCRSPVQTPSSGQFSSSPIQGSAKKYSLGSVTSPSPISSPTFSPIAFQIGKTPLSEQRKLTLHSPDASSGTNANGITNPCIRSPYIDGCSPIKNWSPMRLEMCTGGAKYRPSLIRVPFTLEAHSEDEGDKADVPSTDASSLAMGTAGVHLPQLDGDTCPHGAHLVVTAMSITQNQSGASEKELALLQDVESEKENNTVDMVDPIEIADETTWIKEPVDNRSLPMTDFVSGIAFSIENSHMCMSPLAESSVIPCESSNIQMDSGYNTQNCGSNIMDTVGAESYCKEGDAQTLEVENKSQVFNIKQDHSMQRCWMKIANRPQCSSP, encoded by the exons ATGGGAGATGTCAGAGAATCAAAAATGCAAATAACACCTGAAACTCCAGGAAGAATTCCTGTTTTAAATCCTTTTGAAAGTCCTGGTGATTACACTAATCTCCACGAACAAACTGTCTCCAGTCCTTCTGTTTTTAAATCGACAAAATTACTA ACTCCAGGGGAATTTAGATGGTCTATTGATCAACTAGCCGTAATAAATCCTGTAGAAATAGACCCAGAAGACATTCATCGTCAAGCTTTGTACTTAAGTCGTTCTCG aatagataaagatgtggaagACAAAAGACAAAAAGCCATTGAAGAG TTTTTCACTAAGGATGTCATCGTACCCTCTCCTTGGACTGATCATGAAGGGAAGCAGCTTTCAGAATATGATTCCAGTAAAT GTATTAACGTCAATAATGAATCTCCAATTGGAAGAAAGCTGACCGTACATTCTGAGACAAGCAATG CTGCTTGCCAGACATTGCTGTCTCTTCCTGtggattttaatttagaaaaggtATTAG GTGACTATTTTAGAGCTGATGAATTTGCAGATCAATCTCCCGGAAACCTCAGTTCTTCATCCCTCAGAAGAAAGCTATTTTTAGATGGCAACGGAAGTATCTCTGACTCCTTACCTCCAGCTTCTCCCAGAAGTCCTCGTAGTGGTGTTCAAGCATCACTTGAGGTTTTTTATTCAATAGATCTATCTCCTGTGCAGTGTAGGAGCCCTGTGCAGACCCCGAGTTCG gGGCAGTTTTCTTCTAGCCCTATTCAGGGTAGTGCAAAAAAATACAGTTTGGGAAGTGTAACCAGTCCTTCACCTATTTCTTCACCCACTTTCTCACCAATTGCATTTCAAATAGGAAAGACACCACTCTCAG AGCAAAGGAAGTTAACTCTCCATTCTCCTGATGCTTCGTCTGGAACAAATGCTAATGGAATTACCAATCCGTGTATCAGAAGTCCTTATATAGATGGCTGCTCACCAATTAAAAATTGGTCTCCTATGAGACTTGAGATGTGTACAGGGGGTGCTAAGTATCGGCCCTCACTGATTCGGGTACCTTTTACTCTCGAGGCTCACAGCGAAGATGAAGGAGACAAGGCAGATGTTCCTTCCACAGACGCCTCCTCCCTAGCCATGGGCACGGCTGGAGTCCACCTGCCGCAGTTGGATGGTGACACTTGTCCACATGGCGCGCACTTGGTAGTGACCGCCATGTCTATTACCCAGAACCAGTCCGGTGCTTCTGAGAAAGAATTGGCACTGCTTCAGGATGTGGAAAGTGAGAAGGAGAATAACACTGTGGATATGGTTGATCCCATAGAGATAGCAGATGAGACCACTTGGATTAAGGAGCCCGTTGATAATAGGAGTTTACCCATGACTGACTTTGTGAGTGGGATCGCCTTCAGTATTGAAAACTCTCACATGTGCATGTCACCTCTCGCAGAAAGCAGTGTCATTCCTTGTGAAAGCAGTAACATTCAG ATGGATAGTGGCTATAATACACAGAATTGTGGAAGCAATATTATGGATACGGTTGGAGCAGAAAGTTACTGCAAAGAAGGTGATGCACAAACCTTGGAAGTCGAGAATAAATCTCAAGTTTTTAATATAAAG caAGACCACTCAATGCAAAGGTGTTGGATGAAAATTGCAAATCGGCCTCAATGCAGCAGCCCGTAG